In Legionella cardiaca, a genomic segment contains:
- a CDS encoding NHLP bacteriocin system secretion protein, which yields MTKLFRKKSLQRLNSPEKLDTLFRIVPPLNWIILLILILLLTMIVIWSIWGSIDTKISGNGILISGGQKIYDAIAEDSGRLLTIEVEVGEQVKKGQKLATIKLPLLLIELENKQQSLATLQQQLDNLQSFIQKDFKLEQQNNLTLRKNWAKDLENANLHLQYLKKALDEREKLVDKVISRQALAELKSNYFKEIQLRDEISKKIADNIIEFKRRSEANQQRLVELKNRILHAQHEVTFLQKKIKVHSIIVSPIDGEVINIIGKPGEIIRSGFKVMDIEPLAETVDAVIYVPAGMGKVILKGMPAQVIPSTIKKQEYGSIVGVVDDVAGFPSSETSMMAVLSNEKLVQDFTKDGPQLYVRISLIKANTPSHYKWTTSKGPNMLVTNGTLCKAEIITKTQPPITLLIPVLKQFLGID from the coding sequence ATGACAAAATTGTTTCGCAAAAAAAGCCTTCAACGTCTAAACAGTCCTGAAAAATTAGACACTCTCTTTCGGATTGTTCCTCCTTTAAACTGGATTATCTTATTAATATTGATACTACTTCTGACCATGATTGTTATCTGGTCTATTTGGGGGAGTATAGATACAAAAATATCCGGCAATGGTATTTTGATTAGTGGAGGGCAGAAAATATATGATGCTATAGCTGAAGATTCAGGTCGTCTACTAACGATTGAAGTGGAAGTAGGTGAGCAAGTGAAAAAAGGGCAGAAATTAGCCACCATTAAACTTCCACTTCTCCTTATTGAATTGGAAAATAAACAGCAGAGTTTAGCGACATTACAACAACAATTGGATAACTTACAGAGCTTTATCCAAAAGGATTTTAAACTCGAGCAACAAAATAATTTAACACTCCGTAAAAACTGGGCAAAAGATTTAGAAAATGCCAATCTTCATTTGCAATATTTAAAAAAGGCTTTAGATGAGCGTGAAAAACTTGTAGACAAAGTAATATCTCGTCAAGCCTTAGCGGAACTTAAAAGTAATTACTTTAAAGAAATACAACTCCGTGATGAAATTAGCAAAAAAATCGCAGACAACATTATTGAATTTAAGCGTCGTTCGGAAGCCAACCAACAGCGATTAGTCGAACTTAAAAATCGAATTTTACACGCTCAACATGAGGTCACCTTTCTTCAAAAAAAAATTAAAGTCCATAGTATCATTGTAAGCCCCATTGATGGTGAAGTTATTAACATCATTGGCAAACCCGGAGAAATTATTCGCTCAGGATTTAAAGTTATGGATATTGAACCCTTAGCTGAAACAGTAGATGCTGTTATTTATGTCCCTGCAGGAATGGGAAAAGTGATTTTAAAAGGAATGCCAGCTCAAGTCATACCGAGTACTATTAAAAAACAAGAGTATGGCAGTATCGTTGGGGTTGTTGATGATGTGGCAGGTTTCCCTAGCAGTGAAACGAGTATGATGGCCGTACTGTCAAATGAAAAATTAGTACAAGATTTTACCAAAGACGGTCCTCAGCTTTATGTGCGCATCAGTTTAATCAAAGCCAATACACCCAGTCATTATAAGTGGACCACCTCCAAAGGACCTAATATGCTTGTAACTAATGGTACGTTGTGTAAAGCGGAGATCATAACAAAAACACAACCTCCCATTACGTTACTCATCCCTGTGCTTAAACAATTTTTAGGGATAGACTAA
- a CDS encoding acetyl-CoA C-acetyltransferase, giving the protein MKLKSNLSGRDVYVVDGSRTPFLKAKGVGPFTGSDLAVAAGMPLLNRQPFSPTELDEVIIGSAMPGPDEANIARVIALRLGCGEGVPAFTVMRNCASGMQALDNAAMQIANGRSDLVLAGGTEAMSHAPLLFNQKMASWLASWFAAKTMGQRAVLMTKFRPSFLAPVIALLRGLTDPIVGLNMGQTAEKVAYRFNLTREQMDSFASESHRRLSLAYAEGRMEEVIPIIDYKGRVYPQDDGIRPDSTVEKLAKLKPYFDKKYGMVTPGNSSQVTDGACLLLLASADAIKKYNLPVLGRIVDSQWAALDPSQMGLGPVHAATPIMQRHNLKPADFDCWEINEAFAAQVLGCLAAWDDEEYCRTQLGLKQAMGAPSLGRLNKDGGAIAAGHPIGASGARIVLHVLQSLKQQNGSRGMAAICIGGGQGGAMYLERVTEVKGHE; this is encoded by the coding sequence ATGAAGCTCAAATCGAATTTAAGCGGTAGAGACGTATATGTAGTAGATGGCAGTCGGACTCCATTTCTAAAAGCAAAAGGAGTAGGTCCTTTTACAGGCTCTGATTTGGCGGTGGCAGCTGGAATGCCACTATTAAATCGTCAACCTTTTTCGCCTACGGAACTGGATGAAGTCATCATTGGGTCTGCTATGCCCGGTCCTGACGAAGCAAATATTGCAAGAGTTATTGCTTTACGATTGGGATGTGGCGAAGGTGTACCTGCCTTTACCGTAATGAGAAATTGTGCTTCTGGCATGCAAGCTCTTGATAATGCAGCAATGCAAATTGCTAACGGTCGTAGTGATCTTGTCCTTGCTGGGGGAACAGAGGCAATGAGTCACGCCCCATTGTTATTTAACCAAAAAATGGCTTCCTGGTTGGCCAGTTGGTTTGCTGCTAAAACGATGGGCCAACGGGCTGTGCTAATGACTAAGTTTAGACCTTCATTTCTTGCGCCCGTTATTGCTTTATTAAGAGGGTTAACCGATCCGATTGTTGGTTTAAATATGGGACAAACTGCTGAAAAGGTAGCTTATCGGTTTAATCTTACCCGCGAACAAATGGATAGCTTTGCCAGTGAAAGTCATCGCCGTTTATCGCTAGCCTATGCTGAAGGACGTATGGAAGAGGTTATACCAATTATTGATTACAAAGGACGCGTCTATCCTCAAGACGATGGAATACGTCCTGATTCTACAGTCGAAAAATTAGCGAAATTGAAGCCTTATTTTGACAAAAAATATGGCATGGTTACTCCTGGTAATAGTTCACAAGTAACTGATGGTGCTTGTCTATTGTTACTGGCGAGCGCTGACGCGATAAAAAAATATAACTTACCAGTTCTTGGACGCATTGTTGATTCGCAATGGGCAGCTCTGGATCCATCACAGATGGGATTGGGTCCTGTTCATGCTGCAACACCAATTATGCAGCGTCATAATCTAAAACCTGCTGATTTTGATTGTTGGGAAATTAATGAGGCGTTTGCAGCGCAGGTTCTTGGATGTTTAGCTGCTTGGGATGATGAAGAGTATTGCCGTACACAGTTAGGTTTAAAACAAGCTATGGGAGCTCCTTCATTGGGGCGATTGAATAAAGACGGTGGGGCAATCGCTGCTGGTCATCCGATTGGCGCAAGCGGAGCACGCATTGTGTTACATGTACTTCAGTCACTCAAACAGCAAAATGGAAGTCGAGGTATGGCAGCCATTTGTATTGGTGGTGGACAAGGAGGCGCAATGTATCTGGAACGTGTAACAGAGGTGAAAGGACATGAGTAA
- a CDS encoding DM9 repeat-containing protein codes for MTETKKGMLIFLVLGLLLGSVTDILHYFNNTNSFFYSTILLFCLFYGLSYNEKNNFRLILTSLGLAILLASPFIPLHLSLKPTLSELANNLEQIISFLILFPLVAYVGHSFHYAYHHDNSWRMRYPTLFSAVWDSFILLIAASIFSGIAKLLLILAAGMFKTVGNDLLWNLYYNNFNVYVLINTVLFFIGLGIAHQHKKTIHSLRFLLLRMMHFLLPLLAVISIIYFLLYLNAIAQPVQNTLIAPEYLLASLVIIGIIFFNAHFQTGNEQIHPSLWLSLLLKVYRVVLFCLCAILSYRLIQFYSLPINFGLCLLVALLYCASYANAAFMPADIQRRWITSGNKIIALFFLLAMLLLNNPFYPIHTKIGFAKTTHQQTLFQSGPIIPPVAPAMASAGLTIDQVITDIDKQLAKLNLFWTKEQGQKNFVAGYRNDKTLYICRAQYNNGYQIGLFFDNQCVITYAGQSFSSDNYQILATHDKTPAFWTAYPSKFPMLGLGAEPTQEGIRILYACQIKLNERFYVGKVVAGFCNVALNNREFVSPIQTVLASPSNTQ; via the coding sequence ATGACTGAGACAAAAAAAGGAATGTTAATTTTTCTAGTTCTAGGATTGTTATTAGGTAGCGTGACTGATATTTTACATTACTTTAATAATACAAATAGTTTCTTTTATAGCACAATCCTGCTTTTCTGTTTATTTTATGGTTTAAGTTACAATGAAAAAAATAATTTTCGGTTAATACTAACTAGCCTTGGTTTAGCAATATTACTGGCATCGCCGTTTATACCGCTCCATCTTTCCTTAAAACCTACCCTATCAGAACTAGCCAATAATCTCGAACAAATCATCTCTTTTCTGATTTTATTTCCTTTGGTGGCTTATGTAGGTCATTCTTTTCATTATGCTTATCATCATGATAATAGCTGGCGTATGAGGTATCCAACCCTCTTTTCTGCAGTATGGGATAGTTTTATTCTACTGATTGCGGCAAGTATCTTTTCTGGCATTGCAAAATTGTTGCTTATTTTAGCCGCGGGTATGTTTAAAACAGTAGGTAATGATCTTTTATGGAATTTATATTATAACAATTTTAATGTGTATGTTCTCATTAATACAGTACTCTTTTTCATAGGTTTAGGGATTGCTCATCAACACAAAAAAACCATTCATAGTTTACGCTTTTTACTCTTGCGAATGATGCATTTTTTGCTACCGCTCCTAGCTGTAATTTCAATTATCTATTTTCTTTTATATCTAAATGCAATAGCACAGCCTGTACAAAACACCCTGATAGCACCCGAATATCTATTAGCCAGCCTGGTAATAATAGGAATTATCTTTTTTAATGCACATTTTCAAACAGGGAATGAGCAAATTCACCCTTCGCTTTGGTTATCTCTATTACTCAAAGTTTATCGCGTAGTTTTGTTCTGTCTTTGCGCAATTCTTAGCTATCGTCTTATCCAATTTTATAGTCTCCCTATCAATTTTGGCTTATGTCTGCTCGTTGCTTTGCTCTATTGTGCCTCTTACGCCAATGCTGCATTTATGCCAGCAGATATTCAACGACGTTGGATAACCTCTGGCAATAAAATTATTGCATTATTTTTCTTACTTGCAATGCTATTATTAAACAACCCCTTTTATCCTATTCATACCAAAATAGGTTTTGCAAAAACCACACACCAACAGACTCTTTTTCAGTCAGGACCAATTATACCTCCTGTAGCACCTGCAATGGCCTCAGCGGGATTAACGATTGATCAAGTAATTACAGACATTGATAAACAACTAGCAAAATTAAATTTATTCTGGACAAAAGAACAAGGGCAAAAAAATTTTGTTGCCGGCTATCGTAATGACAAGACCCTCTATATTTGTCGCGCACAATATAATAACGGCTATCAAATTGGCTTATTTTTTGATAATCAATGTGTTATTACTTATGCAGGACAATCATTTTCAAGCGACAATTATCAGATTCTTGCAACCCATGATAAAACACCCGCATTTTGGACAGCTTATCCCAGTAAATTTCCCATGCTTGGTCTTGGAGCTGAGCCGACACAAGAAGGAATTCGAATTTTATATGCTTGTCAGATTAAACTAAATGAACGATTTTATGTGGGTAAAGTGGTAGCTGGTTTTTGTAATGTTGCACTAAATAACAGAGAATTTGTTTCTCCAATTCAAACCGTGTTAGCAAGTCCCTCTAATACTCAATAA
- a CDS encoding NHLP bacteriocin export ABC transporter permease/ATPase subunit, which translates to MSDSLKKHNNFPSEFDLLQSHNHYEIVTGVVDVFLVPFDKNKQGKRYFLGRWQTGELLIGLKEKHNQQNWQLIASCSTNATLNRLDWHDLASSSRLESLLNWQQHFIAYLQKHKKDYPNESLLNREISLEELPEAISNFYNAIKQQLFSTIESIRYLERHDANERRKMENNFLKRAYIQMFSILHSYNPIGKIGQNDTLTFCIQYIAQFYQEPIAEHIKIEAMDDIVQKTGMQVRQVQLNGKWWHAVTHPVLLQKMEGEGFCLALPRISRGLTLIDPIQGIQKKLTSKDAKDFLSTAWQVYSPLPQKKLKIRDLIPVAFRGCQRDLARLLVVGSIAAMLTLVTPWFTGVLFEQVVPAGNITQLQQIVYALLVAAFSAGFFELVRAITVLRIGSKLNLNLEISIWDRLIRLPVTFFRQFTTGDLTKRAMAVSNVRRIMAGVIISSLLSGIFSLFSLGLLFYYDVKLAFTAAIATLIICAYTFLISIRQLSYYKAMTTVSGELSGMTVQLLSGISKIQTTGREKTAFSLWSIKNSQIKNELYKANWYNALLSSLNALCLPLLYVIIFIQFLNRDDPLSLGIFLAFTAALGQFTAGMLGMTDAVSAIINSIPLIKRLSPILENTPEVHAGKHDPGILNGKIEVDRLRFSYSSKEELIINDVSFVINPGQYVAITGPSGSGKSTLLRLLLGFEKPIQGNIFFDDHDIKQLNVQRVREQCGVVLQNSLLISSTLFENIVGSAPLTQDDAWEAAEMAGLADDIRKMPMGMHTIISERGGTLSGGQRQRVLIARALAKKPRLLFFDEATSALDNLTQAIVIKSLEKLNTTRIVIAHRLTTIEKADLILVMDQGKIIQSGTYAQLMQQEGLFQAMSKRQLLNKS; encoded by the coding sequence ATGAGTGATAGTTTAAAAAAACATAACAACTTCCCTTCAGAATTTGATTTATTGCAAAGTCATAATCATTATGAAATCGTCACAGGCGTCGTAGATGTGTTTCTGGTCCCTTTTGATAAAAATAAACAGGGTAAGCGTTATTTTTTGGGAAGATGGCAAACAGGAGAACTATTAATTGGTTTGAAAGAGAAGCATAACCAACAAAATTGGCAATTAATTGCCTCCTGCTCAACTAACGCAACGCTTAATCGCCTGGATTGGCATGATTTAGCAAGTTCGTCTCGGTTAGAGTCTTTATTAAATTGGCAACAGCATTTCATTGCTTATCTACAAAAACATAAAAAAGACTATCCTAATGAATCTCTATTAAATAGAGAAATTTCTCTAGAAGAATTGCCTGAGGCAATTTCAAATTTTTATAACGCGATTAAGCAGCAATTATTTAGCACCATCGAATCAATTCGCTATTTGGAGAGACACGATGCGAATGAAAGAAGAAAGATGGAAAACAATTTTCTTAAACGTGCTTATATACAAATGTTTTCGATTCTTCATTCCTATAACCCGATTGGTAAAATTGGCCAGAATGATACCTTAACTTTTTGCATACAATATATTGCTCAGTTTTATCAGGAACCAATAGCCGAACATATTAAAATAGAAGCTATGGACGATATTGTGCAAAAGACTGGAATGCAGGTGCGTCAAGTGCAACTTAACGGAAAATGGTGGCATGCCGTAACTCACCCTGTACTTCTACAAAAAATGGAGGGGGAAGGATTTTGTTTGGCGCTCCCCAGAATCAGTCGCGGACTAACGTTAATTGATCCGATCCAAGGAATACAGAAAAAACTCACATCCAAAGATGCGAAGGATTTCTTATCTACAGCTTGGCAGGTTTATTCTCCCCTCCCTCAGAAAAAACTAAAAATTAGAGATTTAATTCCCGTTGCTTTTCGTGGCTGTCAGCGTGATTTAGCACGTTTGTTAGTTGTCGGTTCCATTGCCGCCATGCTTACTCTTGTTACTCCATGGTTTACAGGTGTTTTATTTGAGCAAGTAGTCCCTGCTGGTAACATTACTCAATTGCAGCAAATAGTATATGCCTTATTAGTAGCGGCCTTTTCAGCAGGTTTTTTTGAACTTGTCCGGGCGATTACGGTGCTTCGAATAGGTAGCAAATTAAATCTTAATCTTGAAATTTCTATTTGGGATCGCCTAATTCGTCTTCCTGTTACATTTTTCCGCCAATTTACGACCGGAGATTTAACCAAAAGAGCTATGGCTGTTAGTAATGTACGCCGAATTATGGCTGGTGTAATTATTAGCTCCTTATTAAGTGGCATCTTTTCGTTATTCAGTTTAGGTTTATTATTCTATTATGATGTTAAATTAGCATTCACTGCTGCTATTGCTACTTTAATAATTTGTGCTTATACCTTTCTAATTAGCATAAGACAACTTTCCTATTATAAAGCCATGACGACGGTTAGTGGGGAGCTCTCTGGCATGACCGTGCAATTACTGAGTGGCATAAGTAAAATTCAAACCACGGGTCGCGAAAAAACCGCTTTTTCTCTATGGTCAATAAAAAATAGTCAAATAAAAAATGAGCTTTACAAGGCAAATTGGTATAACGCTCTTTTGTCTAGCTTAAATGCATTATGCCTTCCTTTGCTGTATGTCATCATTTTTATCCAGTTTTTAAATCGGGATGATCCTCTCAGTTTAGGAATATTCTTAGCATTTACTGCTGCATTGGGACAATTTACTGCAGGCATGCTTGGAATGACAGATGCCGTTAGCGCCATCATCAATAGTATTCCGTTAATCAAACGCCTTTCTCCTATTCTTGAAAATACACCTGAAGTTCACGCCGGTAAACATGATCCTGGTATATTAAATGGCAAAATTGAAGTAGATCGCCTTCGGTTTTCTTATTCATCTAAAGAAGAATTGATCATTAATGATGTTTCTTTTGTTATTAATCCAGGACAGTATGTGGCAATTACAGGACCTTCCGGTTCGGGGAAATCAACTCTATTACGTCTATTACTGGGTTTTGAAAAGCCTATACAAGGTAATATCTTTTTTGACGACCATGATATTAAGCAATTAAACGTCCAAAGAGTTCGTGAACAATGCGGTGTTGTATTACAAAATAGCTTATTAATTTCAAGCACTTTATTTGAAAATATTGTTGGCTCTGCTCCATTAACCCAGGATGATGCATGGGAAGCAGCAGAGATGGCAGGCCTTGCGGATGATATTCGAAAAATGCCCATGGGCATGCACACGATTATTTCAGAGCGCGGCGGCACCCTATCCGGAGGTCAGCGCCAACGCGTACTCATTGCAAGAGCCCTAGCTAAAAAACCACGACTTTTATTCTTTGATGAAGCAACCAGCGCTCTTGATAATCTTACTCAAGCGATTGTGATTAAAAGCCTGGAAAAACTAAACACCACACGCATTGTTATTGCTCATCGTCTAACAACAATTGAAAAAGCTGACTTAATTCTGGTTATGGATCAGGGAAAAATTATTCAGTCTGGAACTTATGCACAATTAATGCAACAAGAAGGATTATTTCAAGCAATGTCT
- a CDS encoding NHLP family bacteriocin export ABC transporter peptidase/permease/ATPase subunit — MITTRLFNQIKKTPTILQIEAVECGSVALAIVLAYYGRWIPLDILRTDCGVSRDGSRADNIFRAAEKHGLEASAYSVEPDEVHEFHLPAIIHWEFNHFVVLEGVSRRHVYINDPAYGKRILSWDEFDEAFTGILLELIPGPDFVKAGHKPKILPSLLSRLSHSKFAVFFIVLATLALAIPGIAVAGLNKIFIDEVLIQQITSWQRPILAGLIIAALFNALLTWYQRIILGRLETKIALVSGSSFFWHLLRLPMSFFSQRYLGDILNRLQSSDSVASLVSQQFGTNMVNLLLAFIYLVILFLLSIPLTLLVLASTTLNVLILFFIAQRRTSESQRTTKALNNLTSAAVSGLQMIETYKASGAEGDFFRNFTGKHANYLIAEQQLGWTRDCSSVVPTALELITNTAILGFGAWLTIQGEMTIGTVIGFQLLYRSFIYPIKMLVMLSGKIQEISADLFTIEDITSHKLAHRYLEPATKTPIANHKLTGHVVFENVTFGYNPLAEPLLSNFSLEIKPGKRVALVGSSGSGKSTIGKLLLSYYQPWSGNILIDDMLLQDIPNEVKVLSIASVDQDINLFHATLKDNLTLWDQTVKDEEILNACKAVLMHDVIAGSREYGYESMMDEGGSNFSGGQRQRLEIARALLQKPSILILDEATSSLDAQMEQIIDSHLRQLGCTLLIISHRLSTIRDADEIIMLDQGRVVERGTHQELLALQGAYCHLLASEA; from the coding sequence ATGATAACTACTCGATTGTTTAATCAGATAAAAAAAACTCCAACTATTTTACAAATAGAAGCTGTGGAGTGTGGTTCCGTTGCACTTGCAATTGTTCTTGCCTATTATGGCAGATGGATTCCCCTGGATATTTTACGTACCGACTGTGGTGTTTCCAGAGATGGAAGCCGAGCTGATAATATATTTCGAGCCGCAGAGAAACATGGTTTGGAAGCGAGTGCCTATAGTGTTGAACCCGATGAGGTCCATGAGTTTCATTTACCTGCAATTATTCACTGGGAATTTAATCATTTTGTGGTGCTGGAAGGCGTCAGCAGACGGCATGTCTACATCAATGATCCAGCTTATGGAAAACGTATTCTGAGTTGGGATGAATTTGATGAAGCATTCACAGGTATCTTGCTTGAATTAATCCCAGGCCCTGATTTTGTTAAAGCGGGTCATAAACCTAAGATTCTTCCTAGCTTACTTAGTCGATTAAGTCATTCTAAATTTGCCGTTTTTTTTATTGTTCTTGCAACTTTAGCTTTAGCAATTCCTGGAATTGCTGTTGCAGGACTGAATAAGATTTTCATTGACGAAGTACTAATTCAACAAATTACCAGTTGGCAAAGACCTATTTTAGCAGGTTTAATTATTGCTGCTCTTTTTAATGCTTTATTAACCTGGTATCAACGAATCATATTGGGGCGTTTAGAAACCAAAATAGCATTAGTGAGTGGCTCCTCTTTTTTCTGGCATTTATTACGCTTACCCATGTCTTTTTTTAGCCAGCGTTATCTGGGTGATATTCTTAATCGTCTACAATCAAGTGATTCTGTTGCCAGTTTAGTATCGCAACAATTCGGTACGAATATGGTTAATTTGTTATTGGCCTTCATTTATTTAGTCATTTTGTTCTTACTGAGTATTCCTTTAACCTTATTAGTTCTTGCATCCACAACGCTTAATGTTTTAATTTTATTTTTTATTGCCCAACGCAGAACTAGCGAGAGCCAGCGAACTACGAAGGCCTTAAATAATTTAACAAGCGCTGCTGTAAGTGGCCTACAAATGATAGAAACTTACAAAGCATCTGGGGCTGAAGGGGATTTTTTTCGAAACTTTACTGGCAAACATGCCAACTATTTAATTGCAGAACAGCAATTAGGATGGACAAGAGATTGCTCTTCCGTCGTGCCTACAGCATTAGAATTAATAACAAATACTGCAATCTTAGGCTTTGGTGCCTGGTTGACTATTCAAGGTGAAATGACCATCGGTACGGTCATTGGTTTTCAACTCTTGTATCGAAGCTTCATTTATCCAATCAAAATGCTAGTAATGCTTTCAGGGAAAATTCAGGAAATTTCTGCTGATTTGTTTACAATAGAAGATATTACTTCTCATAAACTGGCGCATCGTTATCTTGAGCCTGCCACTAAAACTCCTATCGCAAATCATAAATTAACAGGACATGTAGTCTTTGAAAATGTTACGTTTGGGTATAACCCCCTTGCAGAACCATTGCTCAGTAATTTTTCTTTAGAAATTAAACCCGGTAAGCGCGTCGCCTTGGTTGGTAGTTCAGGCAGTGGGAAATCAACCATAGGTAAACTTTTGCTAAGTTATTATCAACCCTGGTCAGGTAATATTTTAATTGATGATATGTTGCTGCAGGACATTCCTAACGAAGTCAAAGTTCTTTCCATCGCTAGTGTGGATCAGGACATTAATTTGTTTCATGCTACATTAAAAGATAATTTAACCCTATGGGATCAAACAGTTAAGGACGAGGAGATACTTAATGCCTGTAAGGCTGTACTTATGCATGATGTGATAGCTGGAAGTCGTGAATATGGTTATGAAAGTATGATGGATGAAGGAGGCTCTAACTTTAGTGGGGGACAACGCCAGCGATTGGAAATAGCACGCGCCCTACTCCAAAAGCCCAGCATTCTTATATTAGATGAGGCAACTTCATCCCTCGATGCTCAAATGGAGCAAATCATTGATAGTCATTTACGCCAGCTAGGGTGTACTCTCCTTATTATTTCCCACCGCTTAAGTACCATTCGAGATGCCGATGAAATTATTATGCTTGATCAAGGCAGAGTTGTTGAGCGAGGAACCCATCAAGAATTGTTAGCGCTTCAAGGCGCTTATTGTCATTTATTAGCCAGTGAGGCTTAG